NNNNNNNNNNNNNNNNNNNNNNNNNNNNNNNNNNNNNNNNNNNNNNNNNNNNNNNNNNNNNNtttttatttataagcatttaaagttcaaatttgacaacatattatgtaaaaatcacgaaaattcgtaaattattttatgctagaaattcataaaaaattttccttttatatctaagatttcaaaatttaatacaaggctcataatatatttttacaatagcaattgaaaaataaaagaaatatatagtcacgattttttttttataagcatttaaagttcaaattttgactaaatacgtaaaaattacggcaatgttcaaattatcttagacagaaattcataaaagtttttctttttaattctaagatttggaaatttaatacaaggctcctaacatatttttacaatagcagttgcaaaataaaaggaatacattgtcacaatttttatttataagcatttaaagttcaaatttatacgaaatatgtcaaaattgcgaaaatttgcaagtaatttagtggttgaaaaatcgtaaaaattttttcttttataactaagtttttaaaatttggtacaaggttctccataagtttttctttaaaaataatatatcctagactgacaaatcatctccgttcagaatcgttttcgtatacaatgatataatatcattggattcaaatttaattccatccattacagtaacccacttgtaacctactgtacagcagagcgacatccacgacttacccgcctttttttttaacattgaaaataaaaaataaaaaatttgatttcaattttttagatatattcaaaatagccaatttgtgaatctgattataaaaacaataattttgataccaaaaacatttaggtatctaagtcaagtagtttatttttggaatttttgatatatcaatatttttttgattaaatgaatttgaAACGTAGacgtaagttattataataacttctttcaaaatattctttttggaaatttgctgacatgagtatattaattcttaaattatttactaatcatataattttaacaactttttcatacgtttaagtagcgtcatttttttttcgtcaagtctttctgtttttctgttacaccttgtatactaatatagtatactttatttgtcatattttttgaataaaatataaaaaagttgttttaaattgtgttaaattaaaattgactattgtattcatttttataaaatttacctaattCACTATAAgtcttaaatgttaaattgtcataaaacatttttgctcaaaaagGTCATAAATGCCTCgcatagttataattaaatttaaatgccaaGAAAATGCAGAGCTTAAGTAccctcagttttttttattgaaattgcgcctatgcatattatcttgatattttattattatcttgttatattattattttactattatgctTTAGCAgtacaatattgatatttgtCAGTACCTcagtatattaatttgtatgctCACACGTGTATTTTAATAGGTGAGCGAAACCCTAAAACGACACCAACAGTGTAAAAAAATTAGCGACACTAACGACGGGTTAATTTAGGCCAAGTTgactaaaattgacaaaataattttgtgatagcaataataagtatgaaatatgttatattatgaatactaaTTCAGAATAATAACACACACTAATCTATGTGTTAaattgtctaatataatatatttataataataattaaaattggtaCTTACGTAATAATCGTTAGATCATTGTGGGCTCGATTGTGGGTGTTCgcgtaaaaacaaaataacataaatagttTGAGCATCAAGTATAGTGCCGCGTCCGTAtgaaatgtaaacataataataatcgttatcgATAAAAGTTGACGACGACGGTCGACgacaaacaaaaattgaaaaacaaaataattcccagaataataataacgttcgattcctataaaatactaaaaatagtaCGTTTTATTAGAGACGTCGGATTTATATGTCCCAACGGTCGACGTGGCCAGGAAAGCGCAAATAaaagagtaaaataattttttgtccgTTTATAGAGAcgaaaaaagagaaaaaaattgcCGCCCTAGGCTACAGCCTAGTTAGCCTAATGGTAAATCCGGCACTGGGTATGATCGTATCTTTTTGACTGTCAGGTCCCTAGGTAAACACGTGATGTAGTGCAGTGTACTGTATGTATGGtatactgtatgtctgtatagtagtaataagtaataacattgattaaaatataatattatgatattatatattaaaatattaattattatactattgaatattatattacaatttaattaatttaatcaatggtaataatttaatgacaaaaatattatgataatacgaGTGAGCAAGTGACGTGTTGCGTGGACTTGGACCAAATCTGGACTTTTGCGATCAAACCATGTCGTTTATATCATGGACAACGGAGTACTAAAGTTAGGTTATAGTCTAGTAGTgtattattgttctatggtaataGCCCGTGGCCGTGTACCTGTATAATttctacatgtataatattattatattaattatcttaaatCGTTGTGTCTACGCCATAGATTGACCTAACCTCATaaactacctaattattattattaattttcttcatacttattttttaacggTTTCATGTCCATAacgtcatattaaaattatggatGCCATACACAGTTCATCAGACAGTTCATTAGACAGCTCATCAGATAGTTCATCATATTATGCGAGTGATCAAATGTATGTTTTGAAATCCAGTGGATTTGAATCAAAAATCTACACAAACGAATCTCACATTGTTGAAGCATTTGAATTCCTACAATCTTTACGCGAGTATGTTATGACAATTAAGTGCTGtagaataaatattcataacaaaTGTTTGTTTTAGGGATCAAGTTTTTTGTGATATACGGCTAAAAGCTGATGATGATACATTTGTTTTTggacataaaattgtattaatgtcCGCTAGTCAATATTTCCGGGCTATGTTCACTAATTTTAGTGAACGCGAAaaagatattattgatataaaagaGCTAGATTCCaccgttttaaaaaaattagtagattatatttatactgggAAGATATTGATCAACAAAGAAAATGTACaggtaatagaaaatattttatttgttttggacgttcattaaaaatcatttaaatgcattgttattatttctcaAGGTATTGCTACCGGCTGCAAATCTCTTACAGTTAGAATATGTAAAAGGCGCATGTGCTAAATTTTTACAGAAACAACTGGATCCATTAAATTGTCTTGGTATTAGATCATTTGCTGATTTACATAATTGTTTGGAATTGTTTGCAAGTTCTGAAGAATACATTAGGAAAAAGTTCCTGTATGATGAATTTAATCACATTTTCTAGTTTTGTCATTAAACTGTATAAAGATATaaagattaatgattattattttcagagatGTGGTTAACGGTGAAGATTTTCTATCTCTACCAAATGAAGATTTGATTAAGTTCATCTCTGGTAATGTTCTTAACGCACCTGAAGAAAAAGTAAGTAAATTTAGTAAACCTAGATTCATAATAGGTAGTAccaatgtgtatattattttattatatgtgttgTAAGATCaatttacttacatattattatatttataaattatatttaatactagctGTTCCGGCAATGCTTTGTTATTgttagatttaattattattattaattaatagtcatttattatttatttatctgaaatataatatatcttcaaAAATTGAGGGCTTTGTCCTGATTATGGTAGAAGGCTATCTATGAGGTGATAAATTTGTACTTCTACCTTAAAGGTGGACATACAATTTCCCTCTCTAATTATTTTCACCCCAAACAAAGTCATATTAAAAATGCTATTGTATTTACAAACATTATTCaaacaatctaaaatattatgactattatgagggtttttattttattagtaataaatgtaCGTGTCATTCTGAGTATTTGGATAATCCCCTTCCCTGCGAATTTTAGCGGTTCTGGACGTTTCTCCcccgaaacattttttttgagcGTTCATAGACATTGTTAGTACATGATTTTTGTTtcatgaaacttttttttttgcatatttggatgttttttcattttttgttcattttgttagttttaatgcgtatttgtttatattttggtatGTTTAGAATTAGATTTCATAATAGAGCCCTAAAATATGTGCATGTCTGCAATCAACATCGTTGCGTCGCCGCAACAAttgatcaaattaattaatcaaattttcgaaatttcatatttttttaaataaatgtttagtaaattattttaagtttattgtaaataaaatattgcattaaaaaaataattacatttattaattatttaaagggcattattgtgataaaatcaattttttataggcatttttgGATATTAGAGCATTTAATTCCGAACCCtagtcataatttataaaatcagcttttaacaaattttgaacAAGATGATCATTTTTTATGTGGGTTGGATAATAAATAAGTGTAATTCttagcaaaaaaatattgaactgcttatattgtataagtgcatttaaatatattttaatttaatttgtttgttttaggTATATGAATGTGTTATTGATTGGGTAAAGCATAGATTAAATGATAGATCCGATAGCTTACCTGAATTAATGGAACATGTACGACTACCATTAGTATCTTTAGAGTATATATCAAGTAATGTAGTCAAAGAACCTCTTTTTAAAAATCTTCCTAAAAGTATGTTTTGTTCATAAATAcctttattgtaatattttaatcttgtatagttttaatattttgtttttaggtaAAGATTATTTAACTGAAGCTTTTCAATTTCATGCATTTAAGACACAACAGCTAACTATTCCACAAACTATTCGAAATACGCCTAGAATGTCTGGACAAAAAGTATTAttgtgttttgaattttgattaatttaacttagcaataacatttatttatttaatcttatcAGGTTATTCTAGTGTTCGATAGTTCATTACATGCCCATTGGTATGATCCAACAACTAACTTGTGGCAGCTTTTACAAGATAACTGTTTGATGGATTCTGTTAATCATGGttctaatgattattattatgatgattattCTCACCGTTCTAGGGTTAAAATAACCTTAATTAAAGaacattttgttgttatttataaattatgtgacTCATCTATAAGAATTCTtgatttatctttaaaattcCCAAGTTGGGTAACTTTGGTCGACACCTTAGTTTCCAGAAGGAATTATGGATTTGGTGTATTAGATGATTGTTTATATGCATTAAGTAtcacatattgttattaacataatttatattgtaaatttataaaataatgtaataatataaaatgttaggtaGGCGGATATGGAAAAGATGGATATTTGAATAGTGCAGAGGTTTACGATATGAATAATCAAGAATGGCGAATGATAGCTAATATGTCCACTAAGAAAAAACATTCAAGTCTTGGAGTACTCAATAATCTTTTATACgcagtaaatttaatttaaatattttgttttaaatttataaaaaaatgttaattattcatTTGTGTAGGTAGGAGGAAGTTTTAATGATGATTGTGATATTGATACACATTTCAAATCTGCCGAATGTTATGATTCCAGTCTTGACAAATGGACAATAGTTCCCGAAATGTCAGCACGTCGTTCTGATGTTGGTGTATGTGGAATGGATGGTGTATTATATGCCGTTGGTGGTTTATATGAAGGTTGTTGTCTTAAAAGTGTTGAAGCATACAAACCAAGTTCTGGAGTTTGGACCTCTATTGCTGACATGATTATCGCCCGATGCGGTTCtagtaattaaaatcaatacttttttgaataatatctttgtaaaattgtattaaattaaaatacattttttaatctagGTGTATTCGCAATAGATGGTTTGTTATATGTTGTGGGTGGACATGATGATGTAAATGGTGATTCAGAATATCCATTTCGGTCTGATTGGTTAGAAATATACGATCCTAGCACTACTACCTTGTCTGtggtaaaaatgttgaaaagtatGAAGTATACTGTTGGTGCAGTTATCGTTGATAAGGCATTAGTCACCAAATTTCATAGTTAATTAGTATATATGTCCCATTGTTCATATGTagattatacacaaatacaaaagggaattaataatattttgtaggaaattcaatataattttgtgtaatttATGATAAGCTCTATTGATCGGTATATTATcaatttctattaaattatttgatcaaATAAAGAtgctttgaaattaaaattgaagcTTATATAATGTTTTGTCTAAATATGTATAGCATAATCTTGGAAATGAATTATGTGTCTTGTATTGCTGGTCAGAGTAGACGAGTGAATCCAATTCACTCTAGCTacccttatattttataaacgaatcaatttttaagacatttaattGAATCTGATTGACCTAATTATGTGTAACGCTCAATGCGTTTTTCACAAAAGTGTATTAATTGCAATGTATGTGTGTCAATGAATTGTAGttgtttattatcaaaattctaCCTCTATCTGATATCTATATTTTCTCAACAAttctctaaaaaatatattttactattaaaaataataggtgaTTTGCAGCCATTATTCTACAACAGTGTTAGGACTTTAACGAAACGTCATTATAACCAATATGCATGATTATGAATTTCAGTGGTACTAACTTATAACgacttaatttcatattttcaaaaaaatattgataagtacctgctttaaaatattctaaaaaattaactacttgacttagataaatgtttttactattaaaattgttcttataatgatatttacaaattggctttttttttcagtattaaaaaataaaaaaatacattttttttttattggtcttgaaATTTACACAGTAAAATTTCCGCTTTGACAACAGGGGCCATTAGCGTTACATATTTTTGACAGACAGAgacaaaagaaataataataaaaaaaaaaagatagtttataaataagtCAGTAGGAAATGAGtaggagtaggtacctatacaattttagattttacaaaatgtagaCTATAAATagtgtaagaaaaaaaatttaaaaaaggtgggtaagtggatattgctctactgtacagtaggttacaagtgggtcactgtataatggatggtattaaatttgaattcaatgatatgatataattttgtatgaaaaacgattctgagcggtgacggtttgtcagtgtggatattttatattatatttatattgttattacttattattactacagtacgcggtaagttgaattaatattataaaattacaataaaatacctaaaatcgttattcttggtcatttaataattaatatgtaatttcctccaaatttaagtataaaataacagttataatatttttaaaatttttgattatagtatatatatattgttgtgaataaagtaatttatttaaaacctacttacgtggaaccttgtcaTAAGTTTTCAATCCTAGCTATAAaagtagattattttataaattttaaactacaaaatcattttaaaatttaaaatttgacgaATGTTATCAAACTGAAATTTTAatgcttatacaaaaaaaattgtgagtgtatttttaatatttttcgactgttatttaagcaatatatcatgagccttgtattaaattttgacgcTTTTTATACcaacaaattttattgatatttatagaaaaaaaaaacaaaaaaaattgaaatttgaaattgtccgtaaacagctcaaaatattttgaaaatgttatcaagtttAAACATATGGTATAAATCTCAAGTGTCTAcaaatattcgtttttaaattacctacaacaaaataagaagaTCTCTACATGAGAAAtagagtgaatatccaatgttgtaaaaatatgaactttaaagctcatataaatttaatgtgactttcttgtagacatttttttttttttgataaaggtagacaaacagTTTgttacttatgaggaatcttgtatattacattttgaaatcttagatttaaaaagaaaactttttatgaatttctaactcaaaataatttgcaaattgtcatttttacatattttgtcaatatttcaacttgaaattattataaaaaaaaaaattgtgactggatttttaatattttccatctgcatttaaaacaatattttaggacccttctattaaattttcaaacttttaccCAACAATTAacgttttattgacatttataaaaaaaaaacttataaaagttGGAAactgagtaaaaaatatataatatttaatccgtACACAGCGTAaatcgtcaaaatattttgaaaatttgttcaTGTATATAGAAAAggctaaaataaacatttggtgaaaattgcatgtacctatcatttgttttagaattacatcaaaaaccaaaatcgattttatcggAAACCGATCTTGCGttaaaattttcggttttcctttattttttttttgtttttcctggcgcttttaaaaattttaaattttgacctcctcaatgcactgcaccaaaaatattcactttccattaaacaagatactgaagtggaaaatcgaagtattattttcGTGTCacagacataaataaaaaataaaaaaacattcatcATTGCAATACCAGTACATACATTCaacgctccgctcagaatctaatattgattagaacaaaagttatttcatctgtcaggtcttcctgtatatgatgtacctatattaacaataatttcaattatatatttatgtacctactatatttttatatgagtgAAACAAGTAACAGATTAAGAAATATAACTATCACAACTTTActattttaacatgatttttctctacattaaattatatttatttaaaatactgctAATTCAGACTTTAGGATTACATAGTCTATCTCTTCTGAATTGCCCAAATCAATAATGTCGttacaattattttcttaaagcTGGAAAATCTAGATTGTCaatgttttgtattttcttattttctaggtcttattatttgtttaatattattaattattgaataaacattgaaatatttaataacagttTTTTGAGCAGCACAATTTGACTGAAATATTGTCGGATATTTTACGCGCTCCCGcttgtcttataagttataacaaattataaacaaaaaacaacgtAAGCCCACTCGCCTTTCGTGGGCAGTCTTTTATCCTGCCAAAgactaaaagaaatatttttattccgtGTTCGAAGTTATTTTGTcgatttgtaataaaatattattaggtatgatcaTGACGTATCTCGTATCTGTAACCTGTTCTATACCAACATTAAATAAGCCAAAGATTAATTcacaatattacctatgttatattgttatagctATTAGCTGGGAATGTTGGAACACAATAGTGAAGTACCGACTTATTCTATTCCTcgatatacagtataatacaacatttttgtatttattgataatttttactttaaaataatcgaaatataatagattttattatagtcttattttttgggggtgcacattttaaatttggggATGCACAAGTCACCTGTGCAACCCCCTAGTTGCAACAATGTAACACATAATTTtagttaagaggacgttatacctgcatgtgttgtcctTATCTTActaagtgcgtaacatagcaaatcctacgctcagcagaacacgNNNNNNNNNNNNNNNNNNNNNNNNNNNNNNNNNNNNNNNNNNNNNNNNNNAGTTATGAGTACTTAaagatgtataaacaattaaaaattttaaaatactcatagcttgctttaaaattaaaatataataaaaagctcatgaggttgtctagataataatcttaccattacattttataagaggccaattcactctaatttttaaaccaacggagttacacgtgttctgctgagcgtagaatttgatatgttacgcacttgtaagacggagacaacacatgcgggtataacgtcctcttaagtcaaccagttattttttttccgtgcAATTTCTttgattttagttaatttaaatacacattGATGTAGaatgtatgttattaattttatagtgatgtgtttgttttttaagtcaattaataaaacgagtgtatacaatatacatttattatgacgtataaaaattaaaaataatttttcatttaattattctcataaaatatttggcaattttaaatttggctTGTTACACATAATCTTACtgctaaaaaattattgtaatatattttgttgaaccCCTATGTGTCTATCATCTATGTTTACTGTCAAATGACAgcagacatattattaaaataaagtatacacACATActtagacaatataatattttcaacatagtTACTTGTTCttaaattaaaagataataacattaatatattaacagacagttatgtatatgtatatttacaaatttacaacctAATAAGAATTTGATTAACAacagtataagtacctattaagatacttaaacattatttttatcaaaaacttaataatttagcttttaaatatttaaaaaaatatataataatttaagaattgtAACATTAAACAGACAGTAcgtaatttgaactttaaagtgAAGCGAAGAATATTTATATCTCattatttttgcataaaataaaacatattatacattacaaatatttaattatgcagtttaagaggatgctatccatgcatttgttgtctccgtcttacacacgtacgacatagcaaattttcgttcactagtttcaatagtgcgctgttattaatgatattagagtgatttgaccaatcataaattttttagataataacattatctgt
This portion of the Acyrthosiphon pisum isolate AL4f chromosome A1, pea_aphid_22Mar2018_4r6ur, whole genome shotgun sequence genome encodes:
- the LOC103310404 gene encoding kelch-like protein 2 isoform X1 → MDAIHSSSDSSLDSSSDSSSYYASDQMYVLKSSGFESKIYTNESHIVEAFEFLQSLREDQVFCDIRLKADDDTFVFGHKIVLMSASQYFRAMFTNFSEREKDIIDIKELDSTVLKKLVDYIYTGKILINKENVQVLLPAANLLQLEYVKGACAKFLQKQLDPLNCLGIRSFADLHNCLELFASSEEYIRKKFLDVVNGEDFLSLPNEDLIKFISGNVLNAPEEKVYECVIDWVKHRLNDRSDSLPELMEHVRLPLVSLEYISSNVVKEPLFKNLPKSKDYLTEAFQFHAFKTQQLTIPQTIRNTPRMSGQKVILVFDSSLHAHWYDPTTNLWQLLQDNCLMDSVNHGSNDYYYDDYSHRSRVKITLIKEHFVVIYKLCDSSIRILDLSLKFPSWVTLVDTLVSRRNYGFGVLDDCLYAVGGYGKDGYLNSAEVYDMNNQEWRMIANMSTKKKHSSLGVLNNLLYAVGGSFNDDCDIDTHFKSAECYDSSLDKWTIVPEMSARRSDVGVCGMDGVLYAVGGLYEGCCLKSVEAYKPSSGVWTSIADMIIARCGSSVFAIDGLLYVVGGHDDVNGDSEYPFRSDWLEIYDPSTTTLSVVKMLKSMKYTVGAVIVDKALVTKFHS
- the LOC103310404 gene encoding ring canal kelch homolog isoform X2 — its product is MDAIHSSSDSSLDSSSDSSSYYASDQMYVLKSSGFESKIYTNESHIVEAFEFLQSLREDQVFCDIRLKADDDTFVFGHKIVLMSASQYFRAMFTNFSEREKDIIDIKELDSTVLKKLVDYIYTGKILINKENVQVLLPAANLLQLEYVKGACAKFLQKQLDPLNCLGIRSFADLHNCLELFASSEEYIRKKFLDVVNGEDFLSLPNEDLIKFISGNVLNAPEEKVYECVIDWVKHRLNDRSDSLPELMEHVRLPLVSLEYISSKDYLTEAFQFHAFKTQQLTIPQTIRNTPRMSGQKVILVFDSSLHAHWYDPTTNLWQLLQDNCLMDSVNHGSNDYYYDDYSHRSRVKITLIKEHFVVIYKLCDSSIRILDLSLKFPSWVTLVDTLVSRRNYGFGVLDDCLYAVGGYGKDGYLNSAEVYDMNNQEWRMIANMSTKKKHSSLGVLNNLLYAVGGSFNDDCDIDTHFKSAECYDSSLDKWTIVPEMSARRSDVGVCGMDGVLYAVGGLYEGCCLKSVEAYKPSSGVWTSIADMIIARCGSSVFAIDGLLYVVGGHDDVNGDSEYPFRSDWLEIYDPSTTTLSVVKMLKSMKYTVGAVIVDKALVTKFHS